A single genomic interval of Bos indicus isolate NIAB-ARS_2022 breed Sahiwal x Tharparkar chromosome 5, NIAB-ARS_B.indTharparkar_mat_pri_1.0, whole genome shotgun sequence harbors:
- the C5H12orf71 gene encoding uncharacterized protein C12orf71 homolog — protein MVHSFSSSSESNLSLSVGYFPCEDTLSCEDTLSCEDSSSEGPSMHFVPPIQGSWRTENTGRLLARRDQIQDDPEQFCKLSITLAWDVDMASNSSDSTTNCDLSGDNKDKHLKEKTQLTLSKLDGLVQKLEKFLENQKDDKDDDSVFPESAQEEDSQLPSSSLPGMAQIISKATGSQGTDIAEISSVLSGPPEKEDTHSSTGALSCLNFGWVFRWLRPQVRSSLLGREDPKEANERPRELARKKRFSYRSKRIQPQESFELGHPIPPDF, from the exons ATGGTGCACTCATTCTCCAGCAGCTctgaatcaaacctgagtctctctgTGGGCTATTTCCCCTGTGAGGACACCCTCTCCTGTGAGGACACCCTCTCCTGTGAAGACTCGTCTTCTGAAGGTCCTTCAATGCACTTTGTCCCTCCTATCCAAGGGTCATGGCGGACTGAAAACACAGGGAGGCTCCTAGCGAGACGAGACCAAATACAAGATGACCCAGAGCAGTTCTGCAAACTCAGCATCACCCTGGCCTGGGATGTTGACATGGCCTCTAACAGTTCAGACTCGACCACTAACTGTGACCTAAGTGGAGACAACAAAGACAAGCACCTCAAAGAGAAGACACAGTTGACTCTCAGCAAACTGGATGGTCTTGTGCAAAAGCTTGAGAAATTTCTAGAGAACCAGAAAGATGACAAAGATGATGACTCTGTGTTCCCTGAATCTGCTCAGGAGGAAGACTCCCAGCTGCCCAGCAGCTCCCTTCCAGGTATGGCTCAG ATAATAAGCAAGGCAACTGGCAGCCAAGGCACAGATATTGCAGAGATCTCCTCAGTCTTATCAGGTCCACCAGAGAAGGAGGACACTCACTCCAGCACAGGAGCCCTCTCGTGTCTGAACTTCGGGTGGGTCTTCCGCTGGCTAAGGCCCCAAGTCCGCTCCTCACTTTTGGGGAGAGAGGATCCCAAGGAGGCCAATGAGCGCCCCCGTGAACTGGCACGAAAGAAAAGATTCTCTTACAGAAGCAAGAGAATCCAACCTCAAGAATCCTTCGAATTAGGACACCCCATACCAccagatttttaa